GTCCATGgaattggcatgaccctctcagaacttaatgaaactctCTGAGCGTGaggaccttacctaattaagcaacttggtatatttagttttccgaaatttcttctagactaacatatggaaagggccaaatatttttgaacattttttttaaatatttttacttgaaaatgaaaagtcctacaaaaaagttatctatggaagagttttaggaaaataattgaatttacagaaagaaatactgaaaaaatatttttttgaaattttacactgaaaaaaatcgatttcaaacactaaaagtcgattttctcaaaatgatcaTCTGAGATTTTGATGATATGGTAGATAAATAGTAGATATAAATGTGCCCTACAACTTTTCCATACATCGCTAcctgtgcatatttaaggcaaaaaagtttttctaacaaaaactttttctaatttttttctcgaaaagttcctattttttttgtgtacagttatagaaaaaaaataataacaggtAGCAATaatttcatggtgacccttggGTGTTAAGGTACAgtttcagcttgtttttgtagtcaaatacaatatgtttaaATTCAGAGAGCAACAACAGCTCTCAAACAATATCCATCTGtcaaaaatctcttgatcggtGGGTCAGGTATTGAATAGTTGTTGTATACTTAGGAATCTATTGAgagtcactgtagatatgataataagAAATAGATTGTATAGATACCTAAAGGATGAACATAGTTTACAATGCGAATTTGTGAAACTTGTTTGGCAGAGATTTGGCGCAACAGACGTGCTCCAAAGAAAAAGTGACGTATAGATGAGGATaaaacaaaccaaaatattgaagATTCACAAGCTCCATCAAATGGTCTTGAGTTCGATAATTCAGAAGGTACGTAAATGAGTAGAGTATGTGTGGTAGTATTGGCAATAGCTAGAAAATGCTTCAGTTTTGGCTGAGTATAAATGGAATAGTGCCAAAACTGATACCATTGTAGTCTCAATTTAAAGATAAATTTGATACTTTTAAGCTATATCTAAGTAGAATAATAAATTTGAATTCATAGGATAAGGATAATTTTTGCAACGACTTTTCTCCATTATCTGCTAAATTTAGGCAATCTTTTGTTTTTGAATACTTCTGTTTCTAAACTCACAACAAACCGGTTGACAAATAACAAGCCAGGGTCGCACCCGGGCGTTGCGCAAATTGTGTTGCGTATCATAAGGTGCGTCGCATCCCATAGCGTTGTGATACTAACACATTTTCCAATACAAGGTTacattgttagaaaaacttttttgccttaaatatgcacaggTAGCGATGTATGGAAAAGTTGTAGGGCACATTTATATCTACTATTTATCTACCATATCATCAAAATCTCAGAtgatcattttgagaaaatcgacttttagtgtttgaaatcgatttttttcagtataaaatttcaaaaaatattttttcagtatctAATACTACATTATCCTTAATTACAACATACAActcgagtaactcgtttcgagataatttaaactcgaatcgaattgattttaatattatgtatcttttttcGAGTTAAGTCTACTTTCAGTCTACTAGATtccgagcaaaatttgtctcgaagaGAAATGACAAATTTTTGCGTTTGTAAATAAAACAAACCTCACGGCTATTGCAAATATCAatgccgaaaaacaaatttgatttgatattatattagaattgtgattaaaaagaaaagatcGCGAAATGTTTTTCTACGACAGTGATAGTGAGGAAGAGAGCACGCTTATTCCACAGAGGCGGGGGTTGAGGGATAAAAGTGACTCTCTTTCGCTAAGTGCAAATGAGTGAGTTTGTCTTATATACGTTTCCGatataaatgataataattattCTTTTGTTCCAAGGTTTCGGCAGTATATCATGTTTTATCTCGATTAAAACGCGATACGAACAGTTTACTTCAGCTTTATTTTTCACCAACTGTACATCTCTGTTCGTTAAAAAGCAAAGAATCATCTATTCAAAATCGTGGAACCAAATCTTGAAACGAGGGGTGAGCAAATACTATAGTGTAATAATCAAATAGAAATACTATAACATCCTCCTCACTTTAAAgttaatttaattcaatttgaTAATCCTGCAATTTAGTTGGCAAACGTGTTGTTCTTTTTGGTCGGGTTCCACTCGATGCTGTCGGGATCTGTTTTGTCGATTCACAAACAGGTGACGTCACAACTGGCGCTTGAGACACCTGCGGATGCAACGACCTTGGCGGCGAATGATTGATTTCCTCGTCAATAACAATCGAAGAAGGTGACTGCTGAATAATGTTATCCTGAAGTGTTTGATGAGCAGCTTGCAGATTCGATCTGGCACTAGGAATTTCAACTTCGTGACTACGATAATCTTCCTTTCGCTGTAACGATTGACCCGGCTTCGATGTAGAACGGCCAGGCGACGTAGAGGGTTCCTTACGCGGTTTCAGGTGTACTAAACTTCGACGAACGTTTGATCCATTCACATTTACCATGTAGGATCGTTCATTTAATTGACTTGAAATTTTTCCAGGTGTCCACTGTTTGGAATTCTCTTGATTCAGTTGCACAAAAACTGGAGAACCAACTTGAAAAGTAGGTAGGTGTCGTGTTTTCTTATCATATTGCCATTTGGTCTTCCTTCTATTATCCTTTATTGCCTCAGGAACATTTTCCACCACTTTTGGGAACAAATTCGCACCAGAAGATGGAACTCCACATCGGGTTGCCCGAGAAAATAAACGAGCTGCCGGACTAGAACCGACCTTGTTCGGTATGTTTCTCAAGTGAAGCAGCGCGTACCACAAATCTTCACCCGTTTCTTCAGTCTTCTTCAGCAAACGTTTTGCGATTTTAACCGCGGCTTCAGACTTACCGTTTGCTTGCTGATGATGTGTTGCTGATGTAGTATGTTCGATGCCCCAATCAGATGTGAATTTGGCCATCTTTTTATTTACGAAATTGGAGCCATTATCCATTAGGATCAGTTGCGGTTTTCCGTGACGAGCGAAATTCTTGCTACAAGTGTTGATTACTGATTCCGGAGTCATGTCTTTAAGAATGTCTAACTCGAAGAAGTCTGAGTAATGATCGACGGTCACTAGGAACTTCCTGTCACGCCCAAGATATTTTCCGAAAAAGACATCCATAGACACAAGTTGGAAGGGATAAACTGGAATACGATGACTTAACATTGGCGGATTTACTTGAGAAGAAGCGAATTTCGCACAAACATTGTACTGCTTTACCACATCCTTAATTTGACTGCTCATTCCTGGCCAAAATAAATTAGCTCTAGCTAACTTTAGAGTAGCTTCGATACCGTTATGGCTGGTATGACATTTGTCAATCAGTTTGCGTCGTATTTTGTGTGGCACCAGAATCCGATCACCACGAAACACGATACCGTTCTGGAAACATAACTCACTTCTatgattaaaataaactttcacTGCATCCAAGACCTGATCCGATGACTTGGGCCAACCATTCTGAATGTAACCAATTACCAACTGCAACGTAGAATCATGTTTAGTTTCCGCATTTATTTCGTCCAAACAACTATCCGAAATGTGAAGATATCTGGATAGCTCCACCTCTTCGATATCATGGAAAATCTTGTATATATTCAGCTTTTTATATTCATCTTTTAATCCTTTATCGTTAAACGGTGCCCGAGACAGTGCATCAGCAACTACGTTATCCTTTCCGGTGACGAACTCAATATATAGCCTGTATCGCTGCAAATTTGGCAACATGTGCTGTAATCGTTTTGGTGCAGACAACAGTGGTTTACGAAACACGTTAATTAGAGGTTTGTGGTCTGTTTTGATTGTTACCTTTGGATTACCTACTACCAGTTGGTCAAACCGCACACAGGCAAATAATATCGCTAACAGTTCTTTTTCAATTTGCGCGTAGTTGCGCTCCGTAGCAGTGAGTGTCCTAGAAGCATATCCGATCACGCCTTCCTCCTGGTACACTGCAGCTCCAAGCCCAAAACAGCTAGCGTCGCATTCAATCGTCAAGGGATTCATTGGATTGTAATATTTTAGCGTTCGAAAATCCGCTACCAACAGCTTAACACATTTGAACTCGTTGTCTTCAGCTTCCGTCCATCTCCAGGGAACCGATTCCGATATCAACTTCCGAAGATTCGTTAAATTGGCACTCAAGTTAGGAATGAATTTGCTCAGATAATTCACCATCCCGATAAAGCGATGAACTTCTTTGCGGTTGATTGGAATGGGAAAATTTCGAATTGTTGAAATCTTTGATTCATCCGGTTGCAATCCTTTGCTCGTAAGCACATGTCCATAGAATTTTACGGATGTTTCACACAATCTTATCTTGGACTTGTTAAGTTTCACGTTCATTGAGGCGACGAAATAGATTAAGCAAACACTTATTGTGATTGATGAGTGCATCTTCGAGACTATCACCAACTCCAAAAACTAGCAGGTCATCTGCCAAGCATTCGACTCCTTCGAGGCCCTGGATTACCTCTTGcagtttcatttgaaatatttcTGGCGCCGATGAAATACCGAATGGTAATCGGGTCCATCGGTATCTTCCGAAAGGTGTCCAGAACGTCGTGAGTTTGCTGCTTGGCTCATCCAATTCAACATGCCAAAACCCTTTTTTAGCATCCATAGTAGAGAAAATTTTAGCTTTTCCTAACTCCGGCAGAATTTCATCGAGTGTGTTGAATTGTAGGTGCGGCCTCTTGATTGCTTTGTTGAGAGGAATTGGATCGAGACAAATTCTAATGTTACGAGATTCCGAATCACCACGCTGAACCACGACAATATTGCTAACCCATTCTGTATGCATGACTTCTTTTACGATCAAACCATCCGTTTCTAGTTGTTTGAGCTCCTTCTTCAGCTTTTCCCTCATAGCAATCGGCACGCGACGTGGTGGTTGAATTGATGGTTGTATTGTTTCATCAACTTCCAACGATACTGTTCCAGTGAATTTACCGTATCCCTGAAAGAGTGTGTGATACTCTTCAACTATCTTTTGTGCTTTGATCCTATAGACATTCAGTGTGTTGTGCTCCGAATTGGTTGAGTCAGTCTTGCTGAACGTTACTGACTTGCAAAACTTCACGAATCCCAACATTCGAGATGCCTTTGCTGACAATAGCGGGCGATGGTTAACATCCACCACCTGCAGAACCAGTCGGAATCGACGTCCTTTCCGATGACATGGAATCTTTACCTGTCCCAGTACCTTTATTGGATTCCCTCCAAAGCTTTGAAGTCGCAGTTTTGATGGTAAAATATCCACCTTCGTCGTTCCACTAAGCTTGTCTAGCCATTCACGTCCAATCAAGCTCGTATTGGCTCCAGTATCCAATTCGCATTCAACTTTCGTCCATTCATCGCTGAATTTAAGATTCAATTGCGCTAATACGCTACCACCTTTATTGGAATTATCGACGATTTTCCCAATTTCACATTCGTCATCACTGTCTTCCGATGAGGCTTCGTTACACGTTGATGATTCTTCTTCGGATTCACTACTTCCGTCCTTAATTTTCTTCACTTTCTTGAATTTCCTGGTTTTAGATTTGCTTGATCCAAGTTTGCAAACACgctcaaaatgattttttccttTACAACGATGGCATCGCTTTCCAAAAGCCGGACATGAGCCTTTGGTGAACTCGTGGGCGTCACCACAAAACTTGCAGCGTTGTTCCTGCTTTCGAGAACGATACTTGGATTTTACCTTATTCACTTCCATTTCTGCTTTCCGGATGACGAGATCCTGCGAGCGCATTGCTGTAATTTCTTCTGCTCGGCACATGTCTACTGCCTTCGTCAAAGTAATATCCTCAATAGCGAGAAGCTTGGCTCTCATATTAGACCATTTGTTAGATGTAATGACTTTAAATGCAATCAGGTCCGTCTCAAGCTGCTCAAGCTTCGCTGTTTTAGCAAGGGTCTTAAGTCGAGACGCATATTCATCGATGGATTCTTGTGAACTTTggacagcagaaaaaaaatccaatcgaTCCACAACGACATTTCGCTTTACGATCACCTTCTTGCGAATCGCTTCTAACGCGGTTTCTGGATTTGCCTTCTCCGCCTCAGTCAACTCAAAGTTGAAGTATTTTTTACGCGCCGGCTCTCCGATCACTGACAGCAGAAAGCTGACTTTTTGTTCATTCTCTTCCCGTGGCCATCGATCCATTCCGATGGCCTTTGCGTAATCTTTCCAGTTTCTCTCAAAGAACTCGAAATTGTCCCGCATATCACCATCCAGCATTAACGGCGACGGCTGAGGTACTTGTACATTAGAGGCACTCGGTTGATGTATCGATGCATGGCCCTGCACCTGATTCTGTGCTGCTTGATTATTAGCCCCTTTCAACAGCGCTGTGATTAGAGTTGTCTGGTGCTCTAGGAGTTGCTTAAATTGCTCGGAATCCATTTTGATGAGGCCTTCCGAACAAAATTTTCACTTACTACCGATGAAAACAAAATGGCTACCGGCTTACGCGATTTTCAATCGTATCGCCCGGAACGAAATTAT
The Toxorhynchites rutilus septentrionalis strain SRP chromosome 2, ASM2978413v1, whole genome shotgun sequence genome window above contains:
- the LOC129766179 gene encoding uncharacterized protein K02A2.6-like — protein: MDSEQFKQLLEHQTTLITALLKGANNQAAQNQVQGHASIHQPSASNVQVPQPSPLMLDGDMRDNFEFFERNWKDYAKAIGMDRWPREENEQKVSFLLSVIGEPARKKYFNFELTEAEKANPETALEAIRKKVIVKRNVVVDRLDFFSAVQSSQESIDEYASRLKTLAKTAKLEQLETDLIAFKVITSNKWSNMRAKLLAIEDITLTKAVDMCRAEEITAMRSQDLVIRKAEMEVNKVKSKYRSRKQEQRCKFCGDAHEFTKGSCPAFGKRCHRCKGKNHFERVCKLGSSKSKTRKFKKVKKIKDGSSESEEESSTCNEASSEDSDDECEIGKIVDNSNKGGSVLAQLNLKFSDEWTKVECELDTGANTSLIGREWLDKLSGTTKVDILPSKLRLQSFGGNPIKVLGQVKIPCHRKGRRFRLVLQVVDVNHRPLLSAKASRMLGFVKFCKSVTFSKTDSTNSEHNTLNVYRIKAQKIVEEYHTLFQGYGKFTGTVSLEVDETIQPSIQPPRRVPIAMREKLKKELKQLETDGLIVKEVMHTEWVSNIVVVQRGDSESRNIRICLDPIPLNKAIKRPHLQFNTLDEILPELGKAKIFSTMDAKKGFWHVELDEPSSKLTTFWTPFGRYRWTRLPFGISSAPEIFQMKLQEVIQGLEGVECLADDLLVFGVGDSLEDALINHNKCLLNLFRRLNERET